The Methanosarcina acetivorans C2A genome includes the window CCGAGCCCCCAGGCAAGGACGGGTTCTTTGATCCCGAAAGGTTCCGTGACTTCTTTTCTGAAGACGCCTGCGCCTCCTAGTTCGACCCAGCCGAGGCCGTCCACGTAGACTTCCGGTTCCACACTCGGTTCGGTGTAGGGGAAATATCCAGGGCGGAAGCGGACTTCTTCGAACCCCATCCTGTGGTAGAATTCTGCAAGGAGGCCGAGCAGGTCTGCAAAGGACATGTCCTTGTCCATAACTACGCCTTCAAGCTGCTCGAATTCGGGGGTATGGGTCGGGTCAATCGTCTCTCTGCGGTAAGCCCTGTCAATACAGAAGGCTTTTACAGGCGGTTCGGGATTGTCTGCGAGGTACTTTATGGTTACTGAAGTGGTATGGGTCCTGAGCACATTGCGTCTGGCAAGTTCCCTGTCCCAGATCCCGCCCCAGCCGCAGGAGTCAATATCCCCCCCGCTCTCGTGCATTGCTGCTACTTTATCGGAATATTCAGCCGGGAGCTGGCAGATGCTGCCAAGGTGGAAGGTGTCCTGCATGTCCCTTGCAGGGTGGTCCTGGGGCTGGAAGAGGGCATCGAAGTTCCAGAAAGAGCTCTGGATTATGCCGCCTTTGATTTCCGTGAAGCCCATTTCCAGGAAGATCTGGCGCATCTGTTCAATCAAACGCCTGTAAGGGTGGATTTTGACTCCGTAGAGGGGATTTGGAGCAATGTCAAGCCTGTAAGGTCTGAACTTTTTCCCTTTCCAGGCCCCGCTTTTCAGCAGTTCGGGAGTGAGCTGGGCAATTTCTTCTTCAAGGACAATGCCTTCGGCAGCAAGAGCGCTCCCTGCTCCTGTTACGGAAACAGTCCTGGACTTCTCTTCGTGCTTTATGACAAGTTTGCGCTTGAGCAGTTCCTTTACAGTTCCTTCGTCGGCTGCAAGCTCTTCGAGAGTTTTTGCCTTGCCTGCGAAAGCCGCAAGAACTTCTTCGTCCCTGCCTGCAGGAGCGTTTCCCGAAGGTACCATAACTCCGTTTTCAACCTTTGCCCACCCTTTTTTTATGAGCCAACCGGTTGCGATCCCCACGGTCTTGGGGGAAAAGCGGCTCCTGAGTTCTTCAAGAGGGGCGGGAGCTTTCAGGGCGTCAATTATCTGGCGCTCCGGAAGTCCGGTTTTCGTATATTCTTCTCCCTCCTTTGTAAGGGAGTAACGTTCGAGCACTTTTTCAGATACGGAAGCAAGTCCTTTTTCCTGGAGCATGAAGGCTGCCTGCATTGCCGCATCCACCTGCAGCCCGGACTTCTCTTCCAGTTTATCGGGAGCTGCCGACCCCAGTTCCTCAAGGGCGAGCAAGACTTTTTTTTCGTTGATTGTAAGGTTATCCTGAGCACTCATATTGTAATCACGTCCTGATCTTCCTGA containing:
- a CDS encoding phenylalanine--tRNA ligase subunit alpha, with amino-acid sequence MSAQDNLTINEKKVLLALEELGSAAPDKLEEKSGLQVDAAMQAAFMLQEKGLASVSEKVLERYSLTKEGEEYTKTGLPERQIIDALKAPAPLEELRSRFSPKTVGIATGWLIKKGWAKVENGVMVPSGNAPAGRDEEVLAAFAGKAKTLEELAADEGTVKELLKRKLVIKHEEKSRTVSVTGAGSALAAEGIVLEEEIAQLTPELLKSGAWKGKKFRPYRLDIAPNPLYGVKIHPYRRLIEQMRQIFLEMGFTEIKGGIIQSSFWNFDALFQPQDHPARDMQDTFHLGSICQLPAEYSDKVAAMHESGGDIDSCGWGGIWDRELARRNVLRTHTTSVTIKYLADNPEPPVKAFCIDRAYRRETIDPTHTPEFEQLEGVVMDKDMSFADLLGLLAEFYHRMGFEEVRFRPGYFPYTEPSVEPEVYVDGLGWVELGGAGVFRKEVTEPFGIKEPVLAWGLGVSRLAMLKLGLKDLRLLYQSDIDWLRKSEVCRI